From the genome of Streptomyces sp. NBC_00659, one region includes:
- a CDS encoding helix-turn-helix domain-containing protein, with the protein MSERRPAPTVGQVVLGRRLQELREAAGLKREEAARVLRVAPATVRRMEMAEVALKIPYVQVLLTTYGVSEDETDTFVALAEEANEPGWWQRYHDVLPDWFSMHVSLEGAARLIRSYEPHFVPGLLQTEEYARAVLEAGTVGQTGTEAIDRHVALRMKRQALLTRENPPHLWVIMDETALLRPVSIRGEVMRDQMDRLLEWVELDHVTLQVAEFAAGPHPGTYTSFALFRFAERELPDIVYSEYVTGALYLDAREEVALHLEVLDHMSAHSASAERTKEILREFRERY; encoded by the coding sequence GTGAGTGAGCGGCGGCCGGCACCCACGGTGGGGCAGGTGGTTCTGGGGCGACGGCTCCAGGAGCTGCGCGAGGCCGCCGGCCTGAAACGGGAGGAAGCCGCGCGTGTCCTGAGGGTCGCGCCGGCGACCGTGCGGCGGATGGAGATGGCCGAGGTCGCCCTCAAGATCCCTTACGTGCAGGTTCTGCTGACGACGTACGGTGTCTCCGAGGACGAGACGGACACCTTCGTGGCACTGGCCGAGGAGGCGAACGAACCGGGCTGGTGGCAGCGCTACCACGACGTGCTGCCTGACTGGTTCAGCATGCACGTCAGCCTGGAGGGCGCGGCCCGGCTGATCCGCAGTTACGAACCGCACTTCGTGCCAGGGCTGCTGCAGACCGAGGAGTACGCGCGGGCCGTGCTGGAGGCCGGGACCGTCGGGCAGACGGGTACCGAGGCCATCGACCGGCATGTGGCGCTGCGCATGAAACGGCAGGCGCTGCTCACCCGCGAGAACCCTCCCCACCTCTGGGTGATCATGGACGAGACGGCGTTGCTGCGTCCGGTGAGCATCCGGGGTGAGGTCATGCGCGACCAGATGGACCGGCTCCTCGAATGGGTCGAGCTCGATCACGTCACGCTTCAGGTCGCGGAGTTCGCGGCCGGCCCGCACCCGGGGACGTACACGTCCTTCGCGCTGTTCCGCTTCGCCGAGCGAGAGCTGCCGGACATCGTCTACAGCGAGTACGTGACCGGCGCTCTCTATCTCGACGCGCGCGAGGAGGTGGCCCTGCATCTGGAGGTGCTGGACCACATGTCGGCCCACTCCGCCTCCGCCGAACGCACCAAGGAGATCCTCCGGGAGTTCCGCGAGCGCTACTGA